The Eublepharis macularius isolate TG4126 chromosome 7, MPM_Emac_v1.0, whole genome shotgun sequence sequence GTAGGTGCTGACAACGGCCCATCAGGAACAACACCAGGGGAAGCAGTTCTAGCTGGCCCTTTCTGTGCCTGTTTTAATTTTTCAGTTTTTCGTTTCTGCATTATAGGAGCCTGTTCTGCAATGTTTTGCTGAATAGTTCTTTCTGTTTTGCTCATATTCAGCTCTTCTTTGTGCAATGTTTTTGCTTTTTGTCCAGTAAGAATAATTTTAGTTGGAAGCTGAGATTCCAAGTCTTGTCCTTGTTGAACATCATCAACTCTTCGGGCATGAGCACCATCAATATTTACAGGTGTATAATCATCAGGGTTCTTTTTGGCTGTTTGATGCAGAATCGTATTGACAACTTTCTGAACAAGAATCTCACTACCAAACTCCCCAGGAAAATGCTTGGTAACAAGTTTCATTGCAACATCATACACATTGCTGTTCAGAGACAGGTCACTTTCGTACTGGAACCAGTACACTGACTCTCTCACCACTCTCCCACCCCATTCTAAAGTAATAGGAAAAGCTTCTGGGAGATTGTCATATTCTTTCCCTTCCCAATAATGCTTGAATCCACAACCACATTTGCCACCGACAGATCTAGTATTAGTTCTGTCCCCATCCAAATACACAACAGAACCATCACTCCTGACTCGACGCACCAAGGTTCCATGGCACCAATTACAGGCAGTCAAGCTACTCAAACTGTAGTCTGGGACAAGAACATCCTTCACGGGATTATAGGAGCATACTAAACTGTTAAGGGGGAAACTATAATTTTTATCGGGCCTTAGCTGGCCATGGGTACTTTTTGCCAAGTTATAGAGTTTCCCTCCTGGAGCCAACCACTCTGGAGGAACATGAAGTTCTGAAAGGGCACCACAAATCAGACACTTGTGTAGGCGGTTGTCCATCACTGCCTTTTTAGCAGCTGCTGTGACGTCTTCAGGCTGAACTCCTATTACACCAGTCCGTCTGTAGAAATATTGATGCACATCAGATACTAAACTTGGATGAATACCATGCTTATCCATAAACACCTCCTCCATGGCAGCAACCAATCTCATCAAATATTTGTCTTGCAAACTTCTGTCTCCTCCTATCACACAGCCACCGTCCTCTTccaattttatatactttttaatgAGGTCCTGAGGTACCCCCCAAGCTTTAGGAAGTAATTTCATAGGCAATTTAGGCAAAGTAGCACCTTTTATTCCAACTAGAGGAATATAATGGTTACGTCCAGAACTACTCCAGGCAATACAGATAGGTTTGTTTAACATGCCATCTTTCCCCATACATTTATCTTCTGGTATCAGTCCAGGAAGGAAAGTGGCTGAGTAGTCTCCTGAACTGCGCATTCCACTTAGGGAATCCAAGAGAATGATGGGCCGGTGTAGCACATTGGCCAGACCAAAAATGTGGATGTTTCTAAGGCCCATTGGCACACCTTCTGGGGGAATGAAAGTAGGGTCACACTCACTGATGATGTCTTCCCATTCCACCGCATCAATAAAGTCATGAAAGAGAGCTTTGTAGCGACTGAGGTTCTCTGTGAAGTGCTTCTTGAGGTTCTCCCGTAACGCATGCCAGAACAGTTCCCTGCCCACCAAGGCCCGAGAGACTGCATGGACCAAGCAATGGCCGTCGCCATCCACATGGACGGGGATGAGGCATTCCTGGCTGTTGTTGGCCTTCTTGATATCTTCCAGGGTGTCGTGCAAGTAGAGAAGGCTGCCAGAGCGATCTTTGCCATAGCCCACGGTCTCCACGTGCTCAGGTTCGATCAGGAAAGCACGATCCCCTAGAAGGGCACAGTCAAATACGTCCCCCTGGTTCATCTCCCTGAGGAGCTTGGCCTTGCCCGTCTGCTTGTCCATGCCATAGCGGGCCAGGATAGGAGACAGCAGCTTGCAGTGGTAGTTGGAGAGGCCCATGACTTTGATCACCTCCGTGTTCTTCCGGGGAGGCCCAGCCCCGCTCACCCCCAGAAGCGCGTTCCGCAGCAGGTTGTGCAGCACCAGGT is a genomic window containing:
- the VCPIP1 gene encoding deubiquitinating protein VCPIP1 yields the protein MSQPPQQHPPQQEQQPVAKKRDRRIFSGTCPDPKCQARLFFPAHGPLSSGSIECTDCGQRHEQRQLLGVEEVTDPDLVLHNLLRNALLGVSGAGPPRKNTEVIKVMGLSNYHCKLLSPILARYGMDKQTGKAKLLREMNQGDVFDCALLGDRAFLIEPEHVETVGYGKDRSGSLLYLHDTLEDIKKANNSQECLIPVHVDGDGHCLVHAVSRALVGRELFWHALRENLKKHFTENLSRYKALFHDFIDAVEWEDIISECDPTFIPPEGVPMGLRNIHIFGLANVLHRPIILLDSLSGMRSSGDYSATFLPGLIPEDKCMGKDGMLNKPICIAWSSSGRNHYIPLVGIKGATLPKLPMKLLPKAWGVPQDLIKKYIKLEEDGGCVIGGDRSLQDKYLMRLVAAMEEVFMDKHGIHPSLVSDVHQYFYRRTGVIGVQPEDVTAAAKKAVMDNRLHKCLICGALSELHVPPEWLAPGGKLYNLAKSTHGQLRPDKNYSFPLNSLVCSYNPVKDVLVPDYSLSSLTACNWCHGTLVRRVRSDGSVVYLDGDRTNTRSVGGKCGCGFKHYWEGKEYDNLPEAFPITLEWGGRVVRESVYWFQYESDLSLNSNVYDVAMKLVTKHFPGEFGSEILVQKVVNTILHQTAKKNPDDYTPVNIDGAHARRVDDVQQGQDLESQLPTKIILTGQKAKTLHKEELNMSKTERTIQQNIAEQAPIMQKRKTEKLKQAQKGPARTASPGVVPDGPLSAPTTPTKTPYSPTSTKEKKIRITTNDGRQAMLTLKSTTTFLELQESIAREFNIPPHLQCIRFGFPPKELLPPKEGQENEPVPLLHGDRITIEILKAKGDSSQSSLVHSSHAVKHDDAAVTSKISSKELQEQIDKEMYSLCLLATFMGEDVWSYAKGLPHLFQQGGVFYNIMKKTMGLADGKHCTFPHLPGKTFVYNAAEDRLELCVDAAGHFPVGADVEDLVKEALSQVRAEASSRSREASPSHGLLKLGSGGVVKKKSEQIHNVTAFQGKGHSLGTAAGSQQLHQRARETPLTRKQSTGTDFSPSSAKSEPSVNSELIRIAPGVGTMRDSRQLDPNLIEAQRKKLQEMVSSIQASMDRHLRDQNAEQSSSHELAQRKLEVSGSSAKTRSPQTSLSESFSSGSGHLNAETDSNISNAVGGIFPTRSKAQKGNSVEEPEEMDSQDAEITNTTEPMDHS